TGGTACGTTTCCACTAACAGACGCCGGTTGCCCAGACCCGTTAACGGGTCCCTGTGCGCCAGATTCAGCGCCTCGCGCCGCTCTTTGTCTATCTGCATGACGCGCTCGCCAATGGCCACCATCAACAACAGCACTTCAACCGACGTGCTGACCTGTACCATTGCCAACACAGCGTCCATGCTCCAGCCCGGAAACGATGTCGCCGCATTGAGTACAGCCAGCGTCAGCGTCAGTGAATACATCAACCAGGCAACACAAAACCAGCGCGCATGCCTCACACCACGCTGCCAGGCCCGCAGGCCCACGATGGGTAATGACAACGTCGATGCCAGCGCCAGATAAGACAGCATCAACACAATGTCATGACTGCCAAGCAGACGCAGCGCAGCAGCCGCCACCATCAACGCCTGCGCGTACCACATCGCACGGTTGATACGCGGCATTACATCTGACAGGCGCAGAAAATGTCGCGAAAACTGAAAGGCGCAGAACGCAAATAACAGATAGGCCAGGTGGAACCCCTGGTTCTGCAAATACACATTATCTGACCACAAATACTGGAAGCCCACGCCATTGAGCAGGCCCCACATCAACATTGTGCTGCCAACAAACGCCGCGTAGTAGGCGGCACTTGGCTGGCGCATGATCAGCGCCAGCATCAGTGATCCCAGCAACAATACGGACAATACGCCATACCAGGCACCAAACAGCAGATACTCAGCGCGACTGCGATCATCAAAATAGCGTCGCTCATAAATCGAGAACTCAAGCCTCATGGCATCTGCCTGCTCGTAGCTCAGCGCGACATAAACGTCTGTGACCGCCCCTGCGGGCGTGTCGTGCTCAAAGGCCAGTTTGCGATAGTCCAGCATTCTGGACGAGAAAGGCTGTTGATCAGTCAGCAGACGACTGCCGAACTCAGGGACAGCGCGGGCAACGCCGGTATCCCCGCGATCACGAAAATACACCTGCATGTTATCCAGATAGTTACTGTCCCCGTGAAATACCCAGCCCATCGACTGGCTGGCACTGTTGACAACACTGAACCGGAGCCAATGCACTTTATTTGTCAGACCGCGGGAAATGTCAGTCGGCCACAAGGTCTGGAAACCCAGACGCCGGGCTTCCTCTAACGACACCGCAGCGTCGCTGACCGAGAACTCAGCTATTCCGACCAACCGCGTTGCATCTTGCAAGTTAATGTCGACGGCGGGCAACGCCTGTGCGTTCACTTGCCCGGCTGCGAGCAACGCCCACAGCAGCAGGCCGAAGATGAACTGCGCTGCGCGAACGACACTGACCATTAGACTGATTCCCGGAATTTATCGGGTTATCGACTGAGACAGCAAAGACTTGAACAATGCTGACAAATTAAATGCGCCTGACGGCTCTATCTGCATCATCAGCACGGCAACGGTGCCAGTTTCAGGGTCCGCCCAGGAGAATGTCCCCAGAGAGCCATTCCAGCCAAATTCCCCGTTGTTGCGGGCAAAACCGCTTTCGGTGTTATCGATGACGACGCTGAACCCATACCCCCAACCCAGATCCCGCATGGGACGTTGCGGATTCAATGCGATTGGCAGCAGGTCGGCGGGCAGCTGATTGGTGGTCATCAGCTCGACGCCGGCATTGCCGAGCACTCGCTGTCCGTCGAGTGTACCGTCGTTCATGAACACCTGCAGAAACCGCAGGTAATCCGGCACCGTGCTGACCAGACCCGCCGCACCTTCAAGCAATGGCGGGTCGCGCGTGATCGGAACGCTCATGTCAGGTTGCCGCTGCATGCCCTGGGAGCCTAACCCATAAACCTGCACCAACTGGTCGATTTTATCATCGGGCACATAAAAGCCAGTGTCGCGCATGCCCACGGGGATGAAAATTGCTGTCTGCAGATAATCATCCAGCGGCTGCCCGGAGGCTATTTCGACTACCCGCCCCAGTATGGTGGTCGAGATACTGTAATTCCACAAAATCCCCGGCTCTGCGATTAGCGGCACTTGCGCCACTTTTTCTGCCAGCTGAGCCAGGGTGTCTGCACGCGAACGCACGCCACGCTCCCGATACAGGCTGCTGTTGCGATGACTCAGACCGCTGGTATGAAGCAAAAGATCAGCGATGGTGATCTGCCGCGAGGACGCTCGCGTGACGGCATCAGGGTCGGCCGCGTTGTCAGATACCGTCATGCCTGAAAAGACCGGAATATAGCGGGCAACCGGATCCTGCAGACTCAGCTGGCCGTCCTCAATCAACTGCATGGCCGCCAGCGACACGATGGGTTTGCTCATGGAGCGAATCTGGAACATGGCATCGGGACGCATGGGGATCTGTTGTTCCACATCCTGCCAGCCCATACTTTCCAGATAAACGATCTGCCCATGACGGGCAATGCCGGCCACGATACCCGGTATATGCCCGGCATCGACATAGTGCTGTAAGGTTTCGGTGATCAGTGCCAGCCGCGCCGGTGAGAATCCGGAAGCTTCGGGCTCGGCCCGTGGCAGTGCCAACACCGGTCCGGTCACACTCATCGCAACCGCCATACTCACTGACGTGAGCACAGCCTTGTAGACACGGCGGATAACAAATAAGTTCATGATAATTTCAACACCCGGAGCCAGACATGGCATTGTTTTACACCAGCCGGATCGGTGATACAAGCGCCATAAAAAAAGGGAAGCATTGCTGCTTCCCTTTTCCATCATCGTTTTTAACCCCGCTTATCCCGAAGCAATACTGCCTTCGAAATCAGGATCAACGAATCACTGAGCCGCGCTCACCAGATTGGCGTCCGCTGATTCATCTTCAGTGGCTGCGTAGACACTTTGGTCAGCCAGTTTGTAGTAAACCTGACCGAAGAACATTTCGTCCCAGCTCTGGTCACCCCAAGGCACATTCCGCGACGGATCCGGGTTGGCCTTGTTCTGCTCAGAGTTGTCAAATGCACCCGTCGCCACAATACGCGTACCAGCAGGCACCAGCATGGATTCTTCCAGCTTGTACTCCATCTGCCAGTTATAGTTATAGTTGGCGATGTTAATCAGAGGCTTCACGGTACCATCTGGCAGATGCGCGTCAAAACGCATGTACTTGCCGCGGAAGTGCATGTGCGGCAGGAAACTATGCAGATAGGCATCAGCCGGAATCTCGATCTGAGCCGACATTTCAAAGTTCGGATCATAGGCCGGGATTTCAGTCCAGGTTGGCGTGAAGATACAGGCACACTCGCCCGTCATGCGCTCTTCCGGAATTTCATCGTCGTCGTAGAACCACAGACCAATACGGCTGGCATCGGAAGTCTCACGACCGGTCGTTGTGTAGTGCAGCTGAATCGCAATAGTAGAACCATCTTCCAGCAGACCACCCGTGTTTGGCTCTTC
The Pseudohongiella acticola DNA segment above includes these coding regions:
- a CDS encoding sensor domain-containing diguanylate cyclase — translated: MVSVVRAAQFIFGLLLWALLAAGQVNAQALPAVDINLQDATRLVGIAEFSVSDAAVSLEEARRLGFQTLWPTDISRGLTNKVHWLRFSVVNSASQSMGWVFHGDSNYLDNMQVYFRDRGDTGVARAVPEFGSRLLTDQQPFSSRMLDYRKLAFEHDTPAGAVTDVYVALSYEQADAMRLEFSIYERRYFDDRSRAEYLLFGAWYGVLSVLLLGSLMLALIMRQPSAAYYAAFVGSTMLMWGLLNGVGFQYLWSDNVYLQNQGFHLAYLLFAFCAFQFSRHFLRLSDVMPRINRAMWYAQALMVAAAALRLLGSHDIVLMLSYLALASTLSLPIVGLRAWQRGVRHARWFCVAWLMYSLTLTLAVLNAATSFPGWSMDAVLAMVQVSTSVEVLLLMVAIGERVMQIDKERREALNLAHRDPLTGLGNRRLLVETYQRLVRRFEQTGVPVFLGLIDLDEFKSVNDRYGHDAGDVVLCRLADILQQHSRGDDTCIRYGGDEFVLLLQADNVETVEQIVERIRIRFSERPTLFGGQMIRHTLSAGVITAIDQNVRLSPAEILMKVDLALYEAKDAGRNRTIVRA
- a CDS encoding serine hydrolase domain-containing protein, translated to MNLFVIRRVYKAVLTSVSMAVAMSVTGPVLALPRAEPEASGFSPARLALITETLQHYVDAGHIPGIVAGIARHGQIVYLESMGWQDVEQQIPMRPDAMFQIRSMSKPIVSLAAMQLIEDGQLSLQDPVARYIPVFSGMTVSDNAADPDAVTRASSRQITIADLLLHTSGLSHRNSSLYRERGVRSRADTLAQLAEKVAQVPLIAEPGILWNYSISTTILGRVVEIASGQPLDDYLQTAIFIPVGMRDTGFYVPDDKIDQLVQVYGLGSQGMQRQPDMSVPITRDPPLLEGAAGLVSTVPDYLRFLQVFMNDGTLDGQRVLGNAGVELMTTNQLPADLLPIALNPQRPMRDLGWGYGFSVVIDNTESGFARNNGEFGWNGSLGTFSWADPETGTVAVLMMQIEPSGAFNLSALFKSLLSQSITR